From Neomonachus schauinslandi chromosome 4, ASM220157v2, whole genome shotgun sequence:
acacttCCATATATTACTTGGCACTCATCAGGATGAgcgtactcttaatccccatcacctatctcacccatccctccacccacctcccttctgttaaccatcagtctgttctctgtagttaagagtctggtttttggtttgtctccttttcccatctctctgctcatttgttttgtttcttaaatttcacatatgagggaaatcatatggtatttttctttctctgactgacttcattttttttttaagattttatttttttgacagagagagacacagcgagagagggaacacaagcagggcgagtggcagagggagaagcaggcttcccgcggagcagggagcccgatgcggggctccatcccaggaccctgggatcatgacctgagccgaaggcagacacttaacgactgagcattatactctctagatccattgatgtcattgcaaatagcaagatttcattcttttttatggctgaataatattccattatatgtatatgccacatcttctttatccattcctctatcaatggacacttaagttccttccataatttggctattgtaaataatgctacaataaacatagggcgcttatatccctttgaattaatgtttttatatcctttgggtaaatacccaaaggtgtgattactggatcatagggtagtttccACAGTCattgcaccagtctgcattcccaccaacactgcatgagcgttcctatttctccacatctgcaTGAggacttgtttcttgtgttttttattttagccattctgacaggtgtaaggtgatatctcattgtggttttgatttgcatttccctgcacATCCAACTCCAAAGTAAGTCAGGCCACTATGTCATGTCTCCTTCCTATCTCACTCTGAGAAAACACCAAAGTCCTTCCAATAGCCCCCAAAGCATCCCATGACCTGatccattcctcccacccccttacCCCTCTGGAACACACTCCCACCTCAAGGTCTAGTATTTACTCTCTTTCTGGAATGGTCTCACAGGTAGCTATGCAGATAGCTGCACGGCTCACTCACTAACTTTCAGCCTTTACttaaatgccaccttctcagaaAGGCCTTTACTGTCTGTGCTATCTAAAATTGCAACCCTCCCAGACatcctgtcctccttccctctttatttttcacattaaaaacagGTTAATAGCATAattcttagagcagttttaggtttatggaAAAATTGAATAGAAATCACAGTTACTGTATACTTCCTTATCCCTAGTTTTCCCTGATTAACATCTTGTactagtgtggtacatttgttgcaattaaagaaccaatattgatatattattattaactaaagtccatagtttacagtagggcttttgacaaatgtataatgtcatgtatccactaTGACAGTATCAtagagaatagtttcactgccgaAAAATCCACTGTGCTCCACcaattcatccctccctccatctgaaCACtttgcaaccactgatctttttattgctcccagagttttgctttttccagaatgtcatatagttggaatcatacagtatacagACTTTCcagttggcttctttcacttagcaataggCATTTAAACTTCCtgcatttcttttcatggcttaatagtcttgcttcatttttctcctggcAATTATCGATTTTAACATGCTTCTATTTATCTTACTTATTTACCATATTTATTGTTTGTCTTCTCTGTATGTTTCATGAGGACAGATATTCTTGTCggctttgttcactgctgtatcctcagtgcctacaACAGTATTTTACCTATAGACGGTGCTCAAGTATTggtttgaattaaaatatttcttaggtGAGTGAATAGTGCATCTAATTGAAGAACAAACTTCTATTCAGAACTCTCTGGGCAAAAGAATCTGTGAAACACTGTTTAGCTTTCTAGACCCTTAGAATTTCAACTCCACTGCCTCTGACCTTGCTTACTACCTAACCTAACCTGTCTGTGCTAGTTTCCTCCccagtaaaatggagataataatagtacctcccTCATGCGGTTGTGGTAAGGATTATGTAAGTTAATATACATGAAATTCTTATAATAGGTCCCACACACAGTACGTGTGCATCAGTAGTGACTATTATTCCATGCAGGAAGACGCAGAGGAAGTGGGAACGGAATGCCGGTTGGCTATATCCACGCTGTGAGCTGTGTGAGCTGGAGTAACTGCAGGCAAACCTGGAACAAGAAGGCGGCAGACAGGGAGGCACTAATTCCATTTGCCCATCACTTTACAGAGAACCTTACGTTCTAAACgcgtttattttttttaatttaaaaatatttttatttatttatttgagagagagagcacaagcggggaggaggggcagagagaaagggagaagcaggctccccgctgagcggagaacccacgcgggactcgatcccaggaccctgggattaccacccaagctgaaggcagacgcttaacccaccgagccacccaggtgcactaaatgcgtttaatcctcacaaaaacaaTCATGTCGGTTGGTATTATAATCCCAATTTTATCCATGAGAAAACCGGCTCAGGGAGGTCGAGCGACCTGCCCGATGGAACCATAGATTTCCCAAGATTTCCACCCAGAGGCTCGGATTCACATCTCAATACGGTCGCCATTACTCATGCAAACTCTCAGGGTACGCCGGAGAGTCCTAGATCCAGAGGTCTAGAGGTCCAGTGACCCCTGCGCAGGGTAACAAAACCACTTTTAAAATAACCACATCCCGGGGATGAACGTCTTCGTGCGCCGCAAGCCGCGGAGGTTCGCAGGCCGGTGAGCCTGTGCTCTGCAGGGCACGCGAGGCTTGCATATGTATTCTGAGTACCACCGCAACTTGTTTGCGGAacatcccctccccttcccccgccTCCAGGGGGCGTGGCAACAAAGCGCGGGAAAACCGGCTTCGACTCCACCCCCAGCCCGTGCTGGGGGCGGGGAAAAGGAGAGCTCTTAAATGGGAAATGGAAGCGACAGCCGGCTCACACCCCATCCCCGTGCTTAGGAAGCCTACCAGCATACCGCTTTAAGATCCCTTTGGAAATGGCCCAGGCCACGCCAGCACTCTAACGTCATCTCTCCTCCACTTCCGGTCTGCAGGGCTGTCCCGGGCTCCAGGTGCCGGTTCCTTCCACACTCCTAATCCCGCCCCTACTGCACGCCCtcctgcagagggagaaggtacGGGTGACGTCATCGCCCAGGAGCTGGCCCGCGCGAGAACCCCATCCATCCAGACTATATGACGATTTAGACAGTGGGAAAACGGCAAGGAACTGGTCAACCAGATGACGTAATGTTTTGGGTAACGTCCCATTTTGTGACTTCTGCACAGCATGACTGACACTGGGGTTTAGtttgagaaaacaaagcaaaaggacCTACGCATCCGGGCTTCTCTCAGAGTCGACGAGGTTCTCCTCAAAGTGCCCACCAAATAGAAGCTGAGAGTTCTTTTAATTTGCATAAGTGAACTGCGGGCTTCAAAGATTGCGGCCAATAGGGAGTGAGGGGGCGGAGACGCACCTGGGACAGTCACCGCCTCCAGAGGGAAAGCAGGGgatcagattggcttctttctaaGCGACAGTAGCGGAAGCCAGTCATTTTTGAGATGCCCAAATGGGGCAGGTGGGCCCGGCGCAACCAATGGGGAGAGGCATTTTCAGAAGGCCTAGGCTCCTTGCCCAATGAGGCTGGGAGGACTGTGAGGGGCTAGTTCCGAGCGGCAGTACTTAGGGCCAACCCAGTGCGGGCCTGGGAGGGGCGCAGTGCTGAACGACGGGGGTGTTGGCCAATGGCGAGTGCGGAAGCGGGCAGCCCAGACCTGGAACGCGGAGGGAGCTGAAGGAGGGGGAGGCTGAACGGGAGAGAAGCAGGAAGTAGCGGCGGCCTCGGGGagggcggcggcggtggcggtggcggtggGAGCAGGGTAGAGACCGCCGGGTCTCGGCCCGCACTTGGAGCGGAACAAGTAAGCATGCCTGGGGTAATACCCGCCCTTGGCCCCGCCCCCTGGGGGGGCGGGTAAatacccccgcccctcccccacttggtCAACTACCCCCTTCTCCGCGCCGCCCCCCTGGGGCGGCTTCTAGGAAGGCCCCGCCGCCGACTCCATCCCTTGAGGCTGATGGGCGAAACTCCCAGCCTGTTGAAAGCACAGCCCCTAGCCGGGTAAACGTGGAGGGAGGGTAGGGGTCCCCAAGTCCTGGCGCCCCGAGCCCAAGAGGCGTCCGAAGCACGGCCCGGTGACTGGTGGCTGCGGGATGTCGCGACCTAAAATGGTGTCCGTGttcgggggcgggggcgggggagctgGGCCAGGCCGGAGCGGAGCCTGCACCCCGACTGGGCGCGGGTCAGCGTCCGGGCCCGGGCCGGACTCAGGCTCGTGCCCCGGGCCGCCGCGCGCCTTCGGATCACTCCTCAGTCTCGAGGGAGCCGCGGGAGTCTGCGGGAGGAGGAGGCTGTGCCGCGCCGGgacgggaggggaggaggtgggagttGGGACGGACCCCGGCCGGAGAGCTGCGAGTCACGCAAAGACCGTCCCCTCCCGACTCCTCTCTTTCCACGCGCCTCCCCTACTCCGGTGAAGTCCTGGGCCGGGAGGTGCTGCGCGGCAGCTCCCCAAGGGCCTGGCCTGGCCGGGGCCGGTCCTTCCCTTCTCACGGTGGGAGCGAGAGAAGCGCGgtgcgcctcagtttccccagtggcttctcctctgtacaccccgccccctccccgcaaCCCCGGACATGCTCGCGGCGCCGGCCCTCGGCAGATGGCAGGGACTTAATTCCGCCCGCTGCCCAGCTTGGCGGCAGCCTAATCACCCCCGGCCGCCGGCCCCTCGCCCTGCTCTGTAGGCCCCGGGCCAGGCAAAGAGCAGTGGAACCCCCTGCCGATCCAGGCCAGTTCACCCTCTTCCTGTTCAGCCCCTTCCTTTGGCTTTTGGGGAAGAACaagagggaaaggggggagggcCGGAGCCCAAGAGTCCGGGCACAGCAGCCGCAGAAAGGCCTCGGccgtggggtgggggaagcctcTTTGGCCTTGAGCTCCCGCTGCTTGGTGGACCGTCGGCTCCTGGCTATCGCATGACCTCTAAGTCACTTGGACGCCAAAGGGGGAGTTGCTTGGGGAGGGCGAGTGGGCAGATGTTTTCTCCTAGTCGCCACTGATCTGTGCTCCACCGGCCCACTTTTCTGAGGGCCGGTGTGGAAGGTAGCTCGGGTTTCTCctggtggggagagaagcaggcagaggagggagggccctAGCTCTCCATCAGGGCAGAGGCAAAGGGTGGAGGGCTTTGTTTAAATCCAGAGACTGCAGAATTAAgtagggggtggtggtgaggggaaacttccttttcttcctcttgttggtcccctcttcctccaccctaCCTTGGTCCCACCATTGCCAGCTACCACCTGCTGGGACCATCTCCAGTTTCAGTCTAAAGGCTGGCAGGAGGTGAGGGAATTGGCCCTGAGAAATAGCTTGCATCCTGGGCAGAGAATGTGTAGTGACAGAgactttttcagtttcttcttcctAGATCTAGAAACACTTGTGGGGAGAAACTGGTGAGGAACAGATCCGGGTCCCCCCCAAGCTTCAGGCTGGCCATGTTGGTTTAGTGCCACATGCGTCTTgtgggattttgtgtgtgtgtgtgtgcacgcgcacacgtGCGCGTGCGCATGCACACTCACTGGGCCAGGTTGGGGTTGGGCAAGACTTCCTGGACTGGTGTTGccaagggaaaatgaaaagagtGAGGAGTTTGAATTAGGAGCTCAGAGCAGGAATGACAGGGGTAAGGGGGCTTGGCTTTTCCCCTATGTGGCGGTCGTGCTGGATGTTACCCTGGAGTTTGGCCCTGAGAGAgcaagatggggagggagggagagaggaggggctggCCCCGGGAGGGCAGAGGCACTCTGGGGAAGGTAGGTGAGCTAGCGGCAGGTGTTTGTGACAGGAGAGGCCTAGGCTGGGGCCCTTGTGACCAGGCTGCCGTCACGGTTTTCCCCTgtcttttgtctttgtctctttctgttcctGTGTCTTATTCTGTCCATCTTGGTCTCTTGGGTGATTTCCCTGAGTCCACTTCTCCTTGTTAACCAAGCTAGATCTCCAGGTGCCAGTGGTCTCCCCAAGTCCCTAGACTTGACCCCTGACTCTTGTCTCTGACCCCAGCCCCAGATTCCCAGTGCTTTCTCCTTCCCAGTTCCTCCTTGACCTGACATGTCCTTTTTTGTCCCAGCTGTAATAATAAATCCTATTCTGGGTTCTGACTCTCAGGGTTATGATTCATATTGTGCTCAGAATCACCCTGTGATATATGGGTTACTTGCCTCCCCTTTCAAAAGTAAGGCAGTGGACATCAGGCCATTGATAAAGCTGGAACTAGAATCATTTCTTCATCTTGGCTTAAGTCACTGTCCCTTTGTACACATGGCCTTTCAGATCTCTGTGAACCCCCAGAAGATCCATGAAGAATTATGAATGGATCCCATGCTGCCATGAATGAGCCCTTAGACCCAGAGCGTCCTGTACATCTTCCTCCTTAATAGTGGTATTGATTAATTGATGGGTTTTTTGCTGGGCACAGGAGGGGCCGAGGTGGTTTCAACCAAGATCTTCACTGAactccctctgtctctgttaTCCTTGTCTCTCAGCTGTATTTCTGAAAAgttccttttcttctgctttctctcaaTCTTGGTGTCTTCCCTGGAATGTGCACATAACCTACCTTTCAGTTTTAGGGTTTGGCAAACCAGGTACCTCCACCAGCTCTAGGATTTGCGCTGTGGTAAAAGTGTACCCAAGTCAGACTGTGCATGGTCCCGAGAGGATAAATATGGAGATCCCAAGGGAGGTGGGCCAGGGTTCCTGCCTCCTGAAGGCTAagtttcttgctctttttttctgttttcatcaggTCTGGGACCTGCTGCCATGGGGGACATGAAGACCCCTGATTTTGATGACCTCCTTGCTGCGTTTGACATTCCCGATATTGACGCAAATGAAGCCATCCACTCTGGGCCAGAAGAAAACGAAGGGCCTGGTGGCTCAGGAAAGCCAGAACCCAGTGTAGGAGGTGACTCTGGAGAAGCAACGGCAGCAGCTTCCAGGGATGGCCCCGAGGTTCCAGCCCAGGCCTCTGATCATGGCCTGCCGCCGCCAGACATCTCAGCAGTCAGCGTCATTGTCAAGAACACTGTGTGTCCTGAGCAGCCTGAGTCCCCGGCTGGGAGTTCAGGAGGGGAAGGGGCCCGGGCTGGGGGGGTGACTAAGGAAGGGCCTGTGGGGCCTCGTCTGATGCAGAATGGTTTTGGGGGCCCTGAGTCATCCCTTCCAGGTACACCCCACTCTCCAGCTCCTCCCAGTGGGGCTACCTGGAAAGAAAAAGCCATGGAAGGCAAAGCTCCTTTGGACCTCTTTGCTCATTTTGGGCCTGAGCCAGGGGAGCACCCtgatcccctccctccctctgcaccttccccgCCTCGGGAAGGGGCCATGACCccacctcctttcccctctccctttgagCTGTCCCGGGAGAATGGCCCAGCCTTGCTGCCACCTGGTTCTCCCCCACCGCTGGGGACCATGAAGCAAGACAGCTGCAGCCCCCTTCATCCTCAGGGCCTAGCCGGGCTAGGCTCTGGCTCGAGCCCTGAGGCCACGGGCGTTTCTGCCAGCGCCTCGCCTCCCGGGGTTGCTGGGTTGCCCTTCTTCAAGCAGTCTCCCGGGCATCAGagccctgctgcctcccccaAAGTGCCCCGCTGTCAGCCcctgaaggaagaagaggaggaggggccgGTGGATAAGCCTTCCCCCGAAAGTCCCCAGAGTCCCTCTAGTGGAGCTGAGGCTGCAGATGAGGACAGCAATGActcccctgcctcttccagctcctcaAGGCCTCTCAAGGTGCGGATCAAGACCATTAAAACATCCTGCGGGAATATCACAAGGACGGTAACCCGGGTCCCCTCAGACCCTGATCCTCCTGCCCCTTTGGCTGAGGGGACCCTCCTGGCTGAGGCTGGCCTCCTGAAGCTGTCCCCTGCAACCTCGACCCCTGAGGGTCCAAAGGTGGTGAGCGTCCAGCTGGGTGACGGCACAAGGCTAAAGGGCACCGTGCTGCCCGTGGCCACCATCCAGAACGCAAGCACCGCCATGCTGATGGCGGCCAGCGTGGCCCGCAAAGCTGTCGTTCTGCCTGGGGGCGCTGCCACCAGCCCTAAGACGCTGGCTAAGAATGTGCTAGGGCTGGTGCCCCAAGCCCTGCCCAAGGTGGAGGGGCGGGCAGGGCTGGGGACCGGGGGGCAGAAGGTGAACGGTGCCTCGGTGGTGATGGTGCAGCCTTCCAAGGCGGCCACCGGGCCAGGTGCAGGGGGTGGCACGGTGATCTCGCGGACCCAGTCCAGCCTGGTGGAGGCCTTCAACAAGATCCTCAACAGCAAGAACCTGCTGCCTGCCTACCGGCCCAACCTGAGCCCACCGGCTGAGGCCGGGCTGGCCCTGCCTCCGACAGGCTACCGCTGCCTCGAGTGTGGGGACGCCTTCTCGCTGGAGAAGAGCCTGGCGCGGCACTATGACCGCCGGAGCATGCGCATCGAGGTCACCTGCAACCACTGCGCACGCCGCCTGGTCTTTTTCAACAAGTGCAGCCTGCTGCTGCACGCCCGAGAGCACAAGGACAAAGGGCTCGTCATGCAGTGCTCACACCTGGTCATGAGGCCCGTCGCCCTGGACCAGATGGTGGGGCAGCCGGACATCACGCCCCTGCTGGCTGTCCCGCCCGCCCTCGGACCTCCAGCCTTGCCTGCCTTGGGCAAGGGTGACGGGGCCATCACTGCCGCCATTACCGCCGTTGCCGCTGAGGCCCCTGTGCTGCCGCTCTCGTCTGAGCCGCCTGCTGCCCCTGCCACCTCGGCCTACACGTGCTTTCGCTGCCTAGAGTGCAAGGAGCAGTGCCGGGACAAGGCTGGCATGGCTGCCCACTTCCAGCAGCTCGGGCCCCCTGCCCCCGGGGCCAGCAGCACTGTGAGTTCCCTTTCGCGGCGCTTCCCGGGGGTAGAGGCCGCCGCCATGAGAGTAGGATCTGGGAAGGTGGTGGGGGCTCGGTCAGGAGAAGTCATGGGGGACAGGCCACTCCTCACCGACTTCCCTTCTTTCCGCCCCCTCGACAGGTGTGCCCAACCTGCCCCATGATGCTCCCCAATCGCTGCAGCTTCAGTGCCCACCAGCGCATGCATAAGAACCGGCCTCCCCATGTCTGCCCGGAGTGTGGGGGCAACTTCCTGCAAGCCAATTTTCAGACCCATCTTCGGGAGGCCTGTCTACATCTGTCTCGCCGTGTGGGCTACAGGTGCCTCCTGCCTCTCCTACCCACAGTCTggccactgccccccacccccaggcccccccaGCACTTTACGGCCTCCTGTGTCCCAGCACCAGCCTTTTAGCTGGCCTGTCAGGGAGCGCCCCATCTCGTGCTGAACCCCTCAGGCTGAGGTCTGTCTGTCCCTGCCCCGCTTCGGCCTCCGCgggcctcctctccccaccttgcTCGTGCCCCACCGCGGCCGCCGTGGACCTCTGAGTCCAGCAGTTCCCAGGGGTGACCGGGCTGGGGCACGGGCTGGAGACGGCCTGCCTCACCTCCGCGCCCCCTGCTGCCTAGGTGCCCCAGCTGTGCGGTGGTGTTCGGGGGCGTGAACTccatcaagtcccacatccagaCGTCGCACTGCGAGGTTTTCCACAAGTGCCCCATCTGCCCCATGGCCTTCAAGTCCGCGCCCAGCGCCCATGCCCACCTGTACACCCAGCACCCCAGCTTCCACACGCAGCAGGCCAAGTGAGACCTGGCAGGGAGCGGGGTGGGCCGGAGTGGGATTGGGGCCCCGATGGGCACGGTGTCTGCACTGTCCTCTCCGCCCACACAGGATGATCTACAAGTGCGCCATGTGTGACACGGTCTTCACTCACAAACCCCTCCTCTCCTCACACTTCGACCAGCACCTGCTGCCCCAGCGTGTCAGCGTCTTTAAGTGCCCATCTTGTCCTCTGCTTTTTGCTCAGAAAAGGACCATGCTGGAACATCTTAAGGTAGAGGAGTTGAGGGACAGGGACGGGGCGCTTGGCTGTGGTGACCTGGGGCTAGGGTAACCTAACCCTCAGGAAGTGGGCGTGGGGGAGCAACGAGGCCTCTGGCAAAGCCAGGCCCTCCCCCACGGTGGCCACCCCCTTGTCTCCCTGTCACAGAACACCCATCAGTCCGGGCGCCCGGGGGAGGAGACTGCTGGGAAAGGGGCTGCGGGTGCCCTTATGACCCCCAAGGCTGAACCCGAGGACTTGGCTGTGGCTCGGGGAGGAGCAGCTGCCCCTACTGAGGACTCGTCTTCATcctcagaagaagaagaactacCCAGCTCTCCTGAGCCCCCTCGCCCAACCAAACGGCCCCGACGGGAACTAGGGAACAAAGGCatcaagggtgggggtgggggccctggaGGCTGGACCTGTGGCCTTTGTCACTCCTGGTTTCCTGAGCGAGACGAGTATGTGGCTCACATGAAGAAGGAGCACGGCAAGGTGAGTGGGCCTTCCCCCTGGGACTGGGCTGTGCGGCTGTGCGAAGGGGGTCTTAGAGCCTGGCTCTGAGGTTCCCTACCCTCTGCTCTCCCAGTCAGTGAAAAAGTTTCCCTGTCGCCTGTGTGAGCGCTCCTTCTGTTCCGCCCCCAGCCTGAGGCGCCACGTCAGGGTCAATCACGAGGGTATCAAGCGAGTTTACCCATGCAGGTAACCCTTGCCGCCTCATCCGCAACGTCCCCCCCCAGCTCTCTGAGCAGCAAGTGACCTGCCCACCCCATGCCCCCAGTCCCACTAAGTACCTTCCAACCATGACTCGAGAGTGGACCAAAGGTTGAGACCTCTCTCTGCTCTGGGAACGCCCACCCCCCCCTCAAGCCACAGGCCTTGGTGTTTGGGCTAGTCTCCTGGCACCCACGTGACCCACTCTTCCCCTGCAGGTATTGCACAGAGGGAAAACGCACCTTCAGCAGCCGCCTGATCCTGGAGAAACACGTCCAGGTCCGGCATGGCTTGCCGCTCGGGGCCCAGTCCCCCGGCCGGGGGGGCACCCTGGCTCGGGGCCCCGGAGCCAGAGCCCAGGTAGGCAGAGGCCCAGCCTGCTCTTTCGGGGCGGTGGGACTGGGGAACTGCAGGGTTCTAGGCCCTGGCCTCAGGAAGCTAGGCGGGGGTGGCAGGGTCGGTGTGGGGTGATAGGGAGGCCTAATTTCTTCCCTCGCGTCGCCAGGGGCCGGGACGGAAGCGCCGCCAGTCCTCTGACTCTtgcagtgaggagcctgacagCACAACACCTCCAGCCAAGTCCCCCAGGGGCGGGCCCGGCTCGGGAGGCCACGGCCCCCTGCGCTACCGGAGCAGCGGCTCGGTGGAGCAGAGCCTCATGGTGGGCTTGAGGGTGGATGGCGGTGCCCAGCAGTGCCTCGACTGTGGTCTGTGCTTCGCCTCCCCTGGCTCTCTGAGCAGGCACCGCTTCATCAGCCACAAGAAGAAACGGGGTGCGGGGAGCGCCAGTGCCCTGGGCCTGGGTGATGGGGAAGAAGAGGCCCCTCCTCCACTGAGGTCTGACCCAGAGGGCGGAGAGTCTCCCTTGTCGGCTTCTGGAGGCCCACTGACCTGTAAGGTCTGTGGCAAGAGCTGTGACAGCCCGCTCAACCTCAAGACCCATTTCCGCACACACGGCATGGCGTTCATCAGGGCTCGGCAAGGGGGCAGTGGGGACAACTAGGCCCGGGCCTGGACTGAccggcctcccctccctcttcggcGGGAGCCTGGGTCACTGCTGCTGTCTTGTCCCTGGGCTAGGGATTTCATTCTAATTCACGTTTTGTCCagctcctctcccccagcccccaaacaCAACAGGCTTTTGAGGATATAGTGATTTGCAGTCCCCCCTTTGGGTCTGGCCCTTGGGTCCTAGTAGAGTGGGCCCTCCATTCCTCCTTTCTGAGCCCAACACTAATTATCCTCCTGCTGCAGACCCCGagtgggttggggtgggaggagggacttTCCTAGGCCTGTTAGTGGGGCCCAgggaaggccccccccccccccccgctggggCCCTCAGGAAGCTTCTCAACCCTCaagggcctggccctgcccctgcacCACCCCTCAGACTCCCTGGCActtgagccccacccccaccctgcagtgcctttcactttttttttacccAGAAATCCAGGGGGGTTGGTAGGGACGAGTCCTGTCAAGGGGGGCccaagggagaggaggggacaggctCTCAGGAATCCTTTATTcttgtagtaataataatactaacagtggggaaataggagggagaaAACCAGACCATTAAAACTGCTCGTGGTTTAATCCCCATTCACGCTCCTCTTTTTATGTGACCTGGATGTGGTGGActtggcagggagggggagagagtcaAAGCTGGGGAGGCCTTTCCCAGGACAAGGACACACTGACCAAGACAGGCAGGGAAAGAGCAGTCTTCCTCCACTCAGTTCTTTGTGATGCCTTTGGCATCCAGGACACACGTCTGCTCATACTCAActacccccccgccccaacccctgaaaaaaaaaattacaatccagaaatgacagagatggCTAACTAAGGACtttatttcaaacaaaaattaaaaataaaaagttgagcGCTATTTCCCTGGGTGTGGGGAAGGGATCAGGCCAAGGAATTCCCTGTGACTAGGCTGATACCCGCATCCACAGGAGGGGTCAtgacccttcccctccccacccctgggatGGGGACCCTATGCCAGAGTCCACCCAGCAAGGGGAACTCGGCCTGGGCCAGTCGCTGGGAGGGGACAGAGTTGGGCAGCAGCACGGCCAAAGGCCAACCACAGGATCAAGTCCTAAGTACCAAGAACctactccccccccaccccccctcaggACCCAGAACAGAGTAAGGATGGCCTGTGGAAAGAACCTCTTGGACCCTGGTGAGAAGAAAGGCCCCAGCGCCCCTCACGTCTGTCACCTCTGTTCTCTGGAGGACTGCGAGTCCTGCAGTCTGTCAGATGGTAACAATGACACCACTAGGGGCAGGGAAGCCCCGGCAAGTCTGGGCCCCACAGCtggctctcccacccccagcaagcTCTACAGTTACCACATGATCCTCTGTATTTCTTGCCTTCCATTTCCCGTGGGTGGGGTTTCCTGGTTTGGGGTTTCTCAGGCAAGGGCTCTCCCAGGGAGAGTCCTCTGCATTCCCCACCACTCCGGGGCCTGAGAAGGAGGGTGTCACATGATGCCATTGGTGAGGTACTGGAAGCCGTCATAGAGTTTGGTGGTGATAGACCGCATGCTGCCGTCCACCATCTGCTCCACCAGCAGCTGGAGCTGCTCCTCAGTCATGCTCATGTGGAACCGCTCTTTGAGGTTGCGGATGGTGCTGGAGCCATGGAAGCAAGGAAGCTGAGAACCTGGGGAAAGC
This genomic window contains:
- the ZNF687 gene encoding zinc finger protein 687, whose protein sequence is MGDMKTPDFDDLLAAFDIPDIDANEAIHSGPEENEGPGGSGKPEPSVGGDSGEATAAASRDGPEVPAQASDHGLPPPDISAVSVIVKNTVCPEQPESPAGSSGGEGARAGGVTKEGPVGPRLMQNGFGGPESSLPGTPHSPAPPSGATWKEKAMEGKAPLDLFAHFGPEPGEHPDPLPPSAPSPPREGAMTPPPFPSPFELSRENGPALLPPGSPPPLGTMKQDSCSPLHPQGLAGLGSGSSPEATGVSASASPPGVAGLPFFKQSPGHQSPAASPKVPRCQPLKEEEEEGPVDKPSPESPQSPSSGAEAADEDSNDSPASSSSSRPLKVRIKTIKTSCGNITRTVTRVPSDPDPPAPLAEGTLLAEAGLLKLSPATSTPEGPKVVSVQLGDGTRLKGTVLPVATIQNASTAMLMAASVARKAVVLPGGAATSPKTLAKNVLGLVPQALPKVEGRAGLGTGGQKVNGASVVMVQPSKAATGPGAGGGTVISRTQSSLVEAFNKILNSKNLLPAYRPNLSPPAEAGLALPPTGYRCLECGDAFSLEKSLARHYDRRSMRIEVTCNHCARRLVFFNKCSLLLHAREHKDKGLVMQCSHLVMRPVALDQMVGQPDITPLLAVPPALGPPALPALGKGDGAITAAITAVAAEAPVLPLSSEPPAAPATSAYTCFRCLECKEQCRDKAGMAAHFQQLGPPAPGASSTVCPTCPMMLPNRCSFSAHQRMHKNRPPHVCPECGGNFLQANFQTHLREACLHLSRRVGYRCPSCAVVFGGVNSIKSHIQTSHCEVFHKCPICPMAFKSAPSAHAHLYTQHPSFHTQQAKMIYKCAMCDTVFTHKPLLSSHFDQHLLPQRVSVFKCPSCPLLFAQKRTMLEHLKNTHQSGRPGEETAGKGAAGALMTPKAEPEDLAVARGGAAAPTEDSSSSSEEEELPSSPEPPRPTKRPRRELGNKGIKGGGGGPGGWTCGLCHSWFPERDEYVAHMKKEHGKSVKKFPCRLCERSFCSAPSLRRHVRVNHEGIKRVYPCRYCTEGKRTFSSRLILEKHVQVRHGLPLGAQSPGRGGTLARGPGARAQGPGRKRRQSSDSCSEEPDSTTPPAKSPRGGPGSGGHGPLRYRSSGSVEQSLMVGLRVDGGAQQCLDCGLCFASPGSLSRHRFISHKKKRGAGSASALGLGDGEEEAPPPLRSDPEGGESPLSASGGPLTCKVCGKSCDSPLNLKTHFRTHGMAFIRARQGGSGDN